In Pasteurella multocida subsp. multocida OH4807, a genomic segment contains:
- a CDS encoding AfuB (COG1178 ABC-type Fe3+ transport system, permease component) — protein sequence MEQKKLFSFHSPVLWVLLALLGFALLPSKALDYGLWDSTSDELIEAMGWYNINLSWAWFLPMLAFPFLTFFAPQSTTQRAKIELGLIATIFLFVFVSATVAKYSMGYSVIVLMIALLALATNALAQLKIMQGDKFVIASLIAIVMTIFFFIVYPTFAILLSMFFNNGEFAPQQVVDIVQQPYVLRVVSNSLAVSSVVGILSTIFGLAFALYTTRIAKRTAFIGKIFSILPIVTPPFVVGLGVTLMLGRSGYVTAFLVEYLGFSSNWLYGFTGIVIAHTLALTPMSFMILEGALKSIHPSIEEAAYTLRSNRYQAFFHIIFPLLKPALANSFLVVVIQSLADFSTPLVLGGSFDVIATQIYFYIAGSQLDYASASTLGTILLMFSLAIFVIQYLWIGKRSYVTVSGKSYRGDVQELPNGLKGLIVFFLGFWTLFNIVLYGSIFYGSFTVNWGVDYTLTLKNYEILFGQGFSDGAWPSLIQTVIFAASAAPVTALFGLLIAYITVRREFKGKKTLEFLTLLCFAVPGTVAGVSYIIAFNSAPIYLTGTAMIIILSMVMRNMPVGMRAAIAGLGQLDKSLDEASLSLKGSSFKTIWYIVFPLLKPALLSALVTSFVRSMTTVSAIIFLVTADTRVATSYILNRVEDGEYGIAIAYGSILIVVMMAIILFFDWIVGDTRISRSKAKKMN from the coding sequence TTTTCCTTTCCTCACGTTTTTTGCACCTCAATCCACGACACAGCGTGCGAAAATAGAGTTAGGGCTGATTGCCACGATTTTCTTATTTGTTTTCGTTTCCGCTACTGTAGCGAAATACAGTATGGGCTATTCAGTTATTGTGCTGATGATCGCTCTCTTAGCCTTAGCCACTAATGCCTTAGCACAATTAAAGATTATGCAAGGTGATAAATTTGTCATCGCGTCCCTCATTGCTATCGTGATGACTATTTTCTTCTTTATCGTCTACCCGACCTTTGCGATCTTACTCTCCATGTTCTTTAATAATGGCGAATTTGCTCCGCAGCAAGTCGTTGATATTGTGCAACAACCTTACGTATTACGAGTTGTCAGTAATTCTCTCGCTGTCTCTTCTGTAGTCGGCATACTTTCCACCATCTTTGGTTTGGCTTTTGCACTGTATACAACGCGGATTGCTAAACGCACCGCATTTATCGGTAAAATCTTCTCAATCTTACCTATTGTTACTCCACCTTTCGTTGTCGGCTTAGGGGTAACCTTGATGCTTGGACGTTCAGGCTATGTAACCGCTTTCTTAGTCGAATATTTAGGTTTCAGTAGTAACTGGTTATATGGTTTCACAGGTATTGTCATTGCACATACTTTAGCTTTAACACCAATGTCATTTATGATTCTTGAAGGCGCACTCAAGTCGATTCACCCGTCTATCGAAGAAGCGGCTTATACCTTGCGTTCAAATCGTTACCAAGCTTTTTTCCATATTATTTTCCCACTGCTAAAACCGGCTCTCGCCAACTCGTTCTTAGTCGTCGTGATCCAATCGCTTGCTGACTTCAGTACCCCACTCGTCTTGGGCGGAAGCTTTGACGTGATTGCAACACAGATTTACTTCTATATCGCGGGTTCACAACTCGATTACGCATCAGCCAGTACCTTAGGGACAATTCTATTAATGTTCTCTTTAGCGATTTTCGTCATCCAATATCTCTGGATCGGTAAACGCTCTTACGTGACGGTATCAGGTAAATCTTATCGTGGTGACGTTCAAGAACTTCCGAATGGCTTAAAAGGACTCATCGTGTTCTTCCTCGGCTTCTGGACACTCTTTAACATCGTACTTTACGGCAGTATTTTCTATGGTAGCTTCACCGTAAACTGGGGAGTTGATTACACCCTAACCCTAAAAAATTACGAAATCTTATTTGGACAAGGATTTAGCGATGGAGCGTGGCCATCCTTAATTCAAACGGTGATCTTTGCGGCAAGTGCGGCACCAGTGACTGCGCTATTTGGTTTACTGATTGCTTACATCACTGTACGTCGTGAATTTAAAGGTAAGAAAACCCTAGAATTTTTAACACTACTTTGTTTCGCTGTGCCAGGTACAGTGGCGGGGGTATCCTATATCATCGCATTTAACAGTGCGCCAATTTATTTAACGGGTACTGCGATGATTATTATCCTCTCCATGGTGATGCGGAATATGCCTGTTGGAATGCGTGCCGCTATAGCGGGATTAGGACAATTAGATAAATCCCTTGATGAAGCTTCGCTCTCTTTAAAAGGAAGCTCTTTCAAAACGATTTGGTATATTGTGTTCCCATTACTAAAACCTGCATTATTATCTGCGCTTGTCACCAGCTTCGTCCGCTCAATGACAACGGTCAGCGCAATTATCTTCTTAGTTACCGCCGATACGCGTGTTGCAACCTCTTATATTTTGAACCGAGTAGAAGATGGCGAATATGGTATTGCAATTGCTTATGGCTCAATCCTCATCGTTGTCATGATGGCAATCATTTTGTTCTTTGACTGGATTGTAGGTGACACACGTATTTCACGCTCTAAAGCGAAAAAAATGAATTAA
- a CDS encoding DNA polymerase III subunit psi (COG3050 DNA polymerase III, psi subunit) gives MNRRDLLLQEMGMTQWQLQHPERLKGVVNIHVAAPIRLIIITDSAIKQDTLLQDVLRSLMLEEQHYLLINFQQTAHLNITHPLYYWLLSNQTKIIEHTLPLCQSAEAIWQSPDWSQFKQNHHAKRQLWQQIQASNYASQSNY, from the coding sequence ATGAATAGACGAGATCTTCTATTACAAGAAATGGGCATGACACAGTGGCAGTTGCAGCACCCCGAACGTTTAAAGGGCGTGGTCAACATCCATGTTGCTGCCCCTATTCGTCTCATCATCATCACAGACTCTGCAATCAAACAAGATACATTGCTCCAAGATGTGTTACGTAGTTTAATGCTAGAAGAACAACATTATTTATTGATCAATTTTCAACAAACAGCACATCTGAATATCACACATCCCCTGTATTATTGGCTACTGAGCAATCAAACAAAAATCATTGAGCACACACTCCCTTTATGCCAGTCTGCTGAGGCAATTTGGCAATCACCAGATTGGTCTCAATTTAAACAAAATCACCATGCCAAACGCCAACTTTGGCAACAAATCCAAGCGAGCAATTATGCAAGTCAGTCCAATTACTGA
- a CDS encoding exodeoxyribonuclease V subunit gamma (COG1330 Exonuclease V gamma subunit) has product MFTIYYSNDLDVQKNILLSLMENKLDDPFQSEVVLVQSPGMAQWLQWKIAEKKGIASNIEFPMPASFIWQQYAENLPNVESQTHFNKVSMTWRLMRLIPTYLQQPEFHALRYYLASSVQSEQQKLYQLAHKIADLFDQYLVYRPEWISSWEADRDAEVSALFRSPSLFANEAFFQQLTQDIRWQGVLWRALVADIQSHTHLEMPIHRANLQEQFLMHLRQGNGVKLPSRLFVFGISALPKGYLETLYAMSLHCDVHFFFTNGCREYWGDLIDTRFIRKLSSLQRTSYFSHRVTPVLTKQVLESAEQNNEHDEFLIGHPLLSNWGKLGRDFLYLLTELEQRDNVQSIDVYTTLSEPHLLSQVQSRILHLDGQRALNFIENDRTLTFHSCHSLMREVEVLHDYLLHLFQQDSDLTPKEIVVMVVDIDKYTPYIQAVFGQQSQNVQTAIPFSISDTTLSEQDVLIASFLRLLTLNENQFSAEEVLALLDIPAIRAKFEIELVDLAQIRHWVTHSGIRFGLDKQESGQTQPNYNAWQAGLERMLLGYAMREEHGIWQESLAFDSSYGLQGELTGRLAEFLATLSQWHQDLQLPQTIEQWHVRLTACLTDFFFLDENNASLLLYLQEVIEEVIESIKKTNFEQVLTSEVLAEVLRSALAEHPNTMRFLAGKVNFCTLLPMRSIPFKVVCLLGMNDGEYPRQQIPNSFDLMQYDRRKGDRFRRDDDCYLFLEALLSAQEYFYVSFVGRSIIDNQIKEPSVLVSQLLDYLVDKLPKDNGIDWRERLVKQHPMTAFSSDNFQGAYRSFAKQWLPLAALQKRQAYDNFVQPIAQPFFDEDREIALSDFIAFVQHPVAFFFKRRLGVSFTEQETSIPESENFTLDNLTQYLINDQLIYCSGEEIETFFAQLKVKGILPRGEFAQIYAQQQKESIQALRNTIADYVSQDEQILSVDLALPTSLGHVRLTGQIGQLYDNRRVSWRVGSIKDKHVIEAWIYYLVQCVLSDSEVCKPPIYYSKEGQKTFKPLESNHELSIREQAFAQLCVYAESYVQSYHDLQLVPTVNIKSYLKTIEEDSAVDFQRVLMMLHKLGQTDDYVTGDIYWQRILAQQEWDETLLNEINERTRAWFKLMITQLSS; this is encoded by the coding sequence GTGTTTACCATTTACTATTCAAATGATCTTGATGTACAAAAAAATATTTTATTAAGCTTAATGGAAAACAAGCTTGATGATCCATTTCAATCTGAAGTGGTTTTAGTACAAAGCCCTGGTATGGCTCAGTGGCTACAGTGGAAAATCGCGGAAAAAAAAGGGATTGCAAGTAATATTGAATTTCCAATGCCAGCGAGTTTTATTTGGCAGCAGTATGCAGAAAATTTGCCGAATGTCGAATCGCAGACGCACTTTAATAAAGTTTCTATGACATGGCGGTTAATGCGCTTGATTCCAACCTATTTACAACAACCTGAATTTCACGCGCTACGCTATTATTTAGCATCTTCTGTTCAGTCTGAGCAGCAAAAACTTTATCAATTAGCTCATAAAATTGCAGATTTATTTGACCAATACTTAGTATATCGTCCTGAGTGGATTTCATCTTGGGAAGCAGATCGTGATGCAGAAGTGAGCGCATTATTTCGTTCCCCGTCTTTGTTTGCAAATGAAGCATTTTTTCAGCAACTTACTCAAGATATTCGTTGGCAAGGGGTATTATGGCGTGCTTTAGTTGCTGATATTCAGTCTCATACCCATCTTGAAATGCCTATTCATCGTGCGAATTTACAAGAGCAGTTTTTAATGCATTTGCGGCAGGGGAATGGGGTGAAACTCCCCTCTCGTTTATTTGTCTTTGGGATTTCAGCGTTACCCAAAGGGTATTTGGAAACACTCTATGCGATGAGTTTACATTGTGACGTGCATTTCTTTTTTACAAATGGTTGTCGCGAATACTGGGGAGATCTTATTGATACACGGTTTATTCGTAAGTTAAGTTCATTACAACGGACATCTTATTTTTCACATCGCGTTACTCCAGTATTGACCAAACAAGTCCTTGAGTCTGCTGAGCAGAATAATGAACATGATGAGTTTCTCATTGGGCATCCTTTATTATCAAATTGGGGAAAGCTTGGACGTGATTTTTTATATTTACTTACAGAATTAGAACAACGTGATAATGTACAGAGCATTGATGTGTATACGACATTATCTGAACCACATCTATTGTCACAGGTTCAATCGCGTATTCTTCATTTAGATGGGCAGCGTGCACTTAATTTTATTGAAAATGACCGCACATTGACTTTCCATTCTTGTCATAGCCTAATGCGTGAAGTTGAGGTATTACATGACTATTTACTGCATTTATTTCAGCAGGATTCAGATTTAACCCCTAAAGAAATCGTTGTGATGGTCGTAGATATCGATAAATATACGCCTTATATTCAAGCAGTATTTGGTCAACAAAGCCAGAATGTACAAACGGCAATTCCGTTTTCTATTTCTGATACGACTTTATCTGAACAAGATGTGTTAATTGCAAGTTTCCTGCGTTTATTGACACTCAATGAAAATCAATTCAGCGCAGAAGAGGTTCTTGCTTTATTAGATATTCCCGCGATTCGTGCCAAATTTGAAATTGAACTGGTCGATTTAGCGCAGATTCGTCATTGGGTGACGCATTCTGGTATTCGGTTTGGTTTAGATAAACAGGAATCTGGGCAAACACAGCCTAATTACAATGCTTGGCAGGCAGGGTTAGAGCGTATGTTATTGGGGTATGCCATGAGAGAAGAGCATGGTATCTGGCAAGAGAGTTTGGCTTTTGATAGCAGTTACGGCTTACAGGGGGAGCTAACTGGGCGATTAGCGGAATTTTTAGCGACTTTATCTCAATGGCATCAAGATTTGCAGCTGCCTCAGACAATTGAACAATGGCATGTGCGATTAACGGCATGTTTAACTGACTTTTTCTTCCTCGATGAAAATAATGCCTCTCTTTTACTTTATCTGCAAGAGGTGATTGAGGAGGTTATTGAGAGCATAAAAAAAACGAATTTTGAACAGGTTTTGACAAGTGAGGTATTGGCAGAAGTATTACGCTCTGCTTTAGCGGAGCATCCGAATACGATGCGTTTTTTAGCTGGCAAAGTAAATTTTTGTACGTTATTACCAATGCGTTCTATTCCATTCAAAGTAGTTTGTTTATTAGGGATGAATGATGGTGAATATCCACGTCAACAAATCCCGAATAGTTTTGATTTAATGCAATATGATCGTCGTAAAGGCGATCGCTTTCGCCGTGATGATGATTGTTATTTATTCCTTGAAGCGCTGCTTTCAGCACAAGAATATTTTTATGTCAGTTTTGTTGGGCGTTCTATTATTGATAACCAAATAAAAGAACCTTCCGTTTTAGTCAGCCAGTTATTAGATTATTTAGTTGATAAATTACCCAAAGATAATGGCATAGACTGGCGTGAAAGGTTAGTTAAGCAGCATCCAATGACGGCATTTAGCTCTGATAATTTTCAGGGGGCTTACCGCTCTTTTGCAAAACAATGGTTACCTTTAGCCGCATTGCAGAAAAGGCAAGCGTATGACAACTTTGTCCAACCCATTGCGCAACCATTTTTTGATGAGGATCGTGAGATCGCTTTGTCAGACTTCATTGCATTTGTACAACATCCTGTCGCGTTCTTCTTTAAACGTCGTTTAGGGGTATCTTTCACAGAACAGGAAACAAGTATCCCAGAAAGCGAAAACTTTACTTTGGATAATTTGACTCAATACCTCATTAATGATCAATTAATCTATTGTTCAGGTGAAGAGATTGAGACATTTTTTGCTCAATTAAAAGTGAAGGGGATTTTACCACGCGGTGAGTTTGCGCAAATTTATGCACAACAACAAAAAGAAAGTATTCAAGCATTAAGAAATACGATTGCAGATTACGTGTCACAAGATGAGCAAATTTTATCTGTTGATTTAGCGTTACCAACCAGTCTAGGTCATGTACGTTTAACGGGACAAATTGGACAACTTTATGATAATCGCCGTGTTAGTTGGCGAGTCGGAAGTATTAAAGATAAACACGTGATTGAAGCATGGATTTATTATTTAGTTCAATGTGTCTTGTCTGACTCAGAAGTGTGTAAACCTCCCATTTATTATAGCAAAGAAGGACAGAAAACATTTAAACCATTAGAGTCAAATCATGAACTGAGTATAAGAGAACAAGCATTTGCGCAACTCTGTGTTTATGCGGAAAGTTATGTACAGAGTTATCACGATTTACAACTTGTTCCTACGGTGAATATTAAAAGTTACTTGAAGACTATCGAAGAAGATAGTGCGGTCGATTTTCAGCGAGTTTTGATGATGTTACATAAACTTGGGCAAACAGATGATTATGTAACAGGGGATATTTACTGGCAACGAATACTCGCACAGCAAGAATGGGATGAAACGTTATTAAATGAGATTAATGAACGAACAAGGGCGTGGTTCAAGTTGATGATTACACAGCTTTCCTCGTAG
- the fbpC gene encoding ferric transporter ATP-binding subunit (COG3842 ABC-type spermidine/putrescine transport systems, ATPase components), whose translation MNNHDFLVLKNITKAFGKAVVIDNLNLNIKRGTMVTLLGPSGCGKTTVLRLVAGLESPTSGQIFIDGEDVTKSSIQNRDICIVFQSYALFPHMSIGDNVGYGLKMQGVSKEERQQRVKEALELVDLAGFEDRYVDQISGGQQQRVALARALVLKPKVLLFDEPLSNLDANLRRSMREKIRELQQRLGITSLYVTHDQTEAFAVSDEVIVMHKGKIMQKAPAKELYLRPNSLFLANFMGESSIFNGSVQQNHVTVNGYQFTLPTAQQFGLADGPCLVGVRPEAITLKQTGEEAQRCDIKSAVYMGNHWEIVANWGGKDLLINTNPEQFNPDQKEAYVHLSEHGVFLLKPE comes from the coding sequence ATGAATAACCATGATTTCTTAGTATTAAAAAATATCACAAAAGCTTTCGGTAAAGCGGTTGTCATTGATAATTTAAACTTAAATATCAAACGTGGCACCATGGTGACATTATTAGGACCATCAGGCTGTGGTAAAACCACCGTGTTACGCTTAGTAGCAGGTTTAGAAAGTCCGACTTCTGGACAAATCTTTATTGATGGTGAAGATGTCACAAAATCATCTATCCAAAATCGTGATATTTGCATTGTCTTCCAGTCTTATGCCTTATTTCCACATATGTCAATTGGCGATAACGTTGGCTATGGTTTGAAAATGCAAGGTGTTAGTAAAGAAGAACGCCAACAACGAGTCAAAGAAGCATTAGAGTTAGTTGATCTCGCGGGATTTGAAGATCGCTACGTGGATCAAATTTCAGGAGGACAACAACAACGTGTTGCCCTTGCTCGTGCGCTCGTCCTCAAGCCGAAAGTCCTGCTTTTTGACGAACCATTGAGTAACCTTGATGCGAATTTACGTCGTTCTATGCGAGAGAAAATTCGTGAATTACAGCAACGCTTAGGTATTACCTCCCTCTATGTCACACACGACCAAACAGAAGCCTTTGCAGTGTCTGATGAAGTTATCGTTATGCATAAAGGTAAAATTATGCAAAAAGCCCCAGCTAAGGAATTATACTTACGTCCTAATTCCCTATTTTTAGCTAACTTTATGGGGGAATCTAGTATTTTTAATGGTTCTGTACAACAGAATCACGTCACCGTGAATGGTTACCAATTTACTTTACCAACCGCACAACAGTTTGGTTTAGCAGATGGTCCATGTCTGGTGGGAGTTCGCCCAGAGGCTATCACATTGAAACAAACTGGTGAAGAAGCACAACGTTGTGATATTAAAAGTGCGGTTTACATGGGTAATCACTGGGAGATTGTGGCAAATTGGGGAGGGAAAGATCTCTTGATTAATACTAACCCAGAGCAATTTAATCCTGACCAAAAAGAAGCGTACGTTCATCTATCTGAACATGGCGTATTTTTATTGAAGCCAGAATAA
- the rsmC gene encoding 16S ribosomal RNA m2G1207 methyltransferase (COG2813 16S RNA G1207 methylase RsmC), translating into MISLESQVLQRHLSFFDNKSVLFAGGISDDFPAQIPAKSVQVWSAYFDYAQNNRGVDFGIETKKNAELLVFYWTKNKQEVQFQLMQLLANAPIEQEVLIIGENRCGVRSVENMLSYYGDIAKIDSARRCGLYHFCLKKQPHFSLDSYWKTYLHPQLNGLKIYSLPGVFSAQELDVGTNLLLSTLDQTLRGKVLDIGCGAGVIGVYIKQRSPNVTLTMSDIHAMALASAQRTLHENQLTGEVVASDVFSHIEGKFDLIISNPPFHDGIDTAYRAVEALISQAKWHLVQGGELRIVANAFLPYPDLLDRHFGSHQVLAKTNKFKVYSVRA; encoded by the coding sequence GTGATTTCTCTTGAAAGCCAAGTGCTACAACGCCATCTCTCATTTTTTGATAATAAGTCAGTGCTTTTTGCGGGAGGAATCAGTGATGATTTTCCAGCGCAGATCCCAGCCAAGTCAGTACAAGTATGGAGTGCATATTTTGACTATGCACAAAATAATCGTGGCGTTGACTTTGGTATAGAAACGAAGAAAAATGCAGAATTGCTCGTTTTTTATTGGACTAAAAATAAACAAGAAGTGCAGTTCCAATTAATGCAGCTGTTGGCGAATGCCCCGATTGAGCAAGAAGTACTGATCATTGGTGAAAATCGTTGTGGCGTGCGTTCTGTAGAAAACATGTTGTCGTATTATGGGGATATTGCAAAAATTGATTCTGCTCGTCGTTGTGGGTTATATCATTTTTGTTTAAAAAAACAACCGCACTTTTCGTTAGATTCCTATTGGAAAACTTATTTGCACCCTCAGTTAAATGGATTAAAAATTTATAGTTTGCCTGGTGTATTCAGTGCACAGGAATTGGATGTTGGGACAAACTTGTTACTTTCTACGCTTGATCAAACTCTTCGTGGTAAGGTGTTAGATATTGGTTGTGGGGCTGGAGTGATTGGCGTTTATATTAAGCAACGGTCTCCTAACGTGACATTAACGATGAGTGATATTCATGCCATGGCGTTAGCCTCAGCACAGCGCACGTTACATGAAAATCAATTGACAGGTGAGGTCGTTGCAAGTGATGTGTTTTCACATATTGAAGGGAAATTCGATTTGATCATTTCAAATCCTCCTTTTCATGATGGGATTGATACCGCTTATCGCGCAGTTGAGGCGTTAATTAGTCAGGCAAAATGGCACTTAGTGCAAGGTGGGGAGCTGCGTATTGTAGCAAATGCATTTTTGCCTTATCCCGATTTATTAGATCGCCATTTCGGCTCACATCAGGTATTAGCGAAGACGAATAAATTTAAAGTGTATTCTGTCAGAGCATAG
- the rimI gene encoding ribosomal-protein-alanine N-acetyltransferase (COG0456 Acetyltransferases), with the protein MQVSPITESDFESLFAIEQAAHVIPWSRGTFLNNQGERYLNLKLVHQQRPVAFAICHTVLDEATLFNLAVDPHFQGQGFGKYLLNALMNQLKEQGIITLWLEVRASNTVAYKLYQQLGFNEVDIRKNYYPLPNGTREHAIVMAHYL; encoded by the coding sequence ATGCAAGTCAGTCCAATTACTGAATCCGATTTTGAATCGCTTTTCGCTATCGAACAAGCCGCTCATGTAATACCTTGGTCAAGAGGCACTTTCTTAAATAATCAAGGTGAACGCTATCTTAATCTTAAATTAGTTCACCAACAACGCCCTGTTGCATTTGCCATTTGTCACACAGTTTTAGATGAGGCTACCTTATTTAATCTAGCAGTAGATCCGCATTTCCAAGGGCAAGGTTTTGGTAAATATTTACTGAATGCGTTAATGAATCAATTAAAAGAACAAGGGATAATCACCTTATGGTTAGAAGTGAGAGCATCCAATACTGTCGCATATAAATTATATCAACAGCTTGGATTTAATGAGGTAGACATACGTAAAAACTATTATCCCTTACCTAATGGTACACGCGAGCATGCTATTGTCATGGCTCATTATCTTTAG